The Nyctibius grandis isolate bNycGra1 chromosome 3, bNycGra1.pri, whole genome shotgun sequence genome window below encodes:
- the RALBP1 gene encoding ralA-binding protein 1, giving the protein MTECFLPPTSSPSEHRRVEHSGVLARTPSSEEISPTKFPGLYRTGEPSPPHDSLHEPPDIVSDDEKEHGKKKGKFKKKEKRTEGYAAFQEDSSGDEAESPSKLKRSKGIHVFKKPSFSKKKEKDFKIKEKPKDEKHKEDKHKEDKHKEKKSKDLTAADVVKQWKEKKKKKKPIQETEIPQVDVPSHRPVFGIPLSDAVDRTMMYDGIRLPAVFRECIDYVEKYGMKCEGIYRVSGIKSKVDELKAAYDREESPNLEEYEPNTVASLLKQYLRELPENLLTKELMPRFEDACGKSTEAEKVQECQRLLKELPECNHLLISWLIVHMDHVIAKELETKMNIQNISIVLSPTVQISNRVLYVFFTHVQEFFGNVTLKQVTKPLRWSNMATMPALPETQESIKEEIRRQEFLLNCLHRDLQAGIKDLSKEERLWEVQRILTALKRKLREAKRQECETKIAQEIASLSKEDVSKEEMNENEEVINILLAQENEILTEQEELLAMEQFLRRQIASEKEEIDRLRAEIAEIQSRQQHGRSETEEYSSESESESEDEEELQVILEDLQRQNEELEIKNNHLNQAIHEEREAIIELRVQLRLLQRAKSEQQVQEEEEPEKRGGVSQQQRDSVLETKAAKEQPKASKEQQVKPSPSKDRKETPI; this is encoded by the exons ATGACCGAGTGCTTCCTGCCTCCCACTAGCAGCCCCAGTGAACACCGTCGGGTAGAACACAGTGGGGTTCTTGCTCGGACTCCCAGCTCTGAAGAAATCAGTCCTACAAAATTCCCTGGATTGTACCGCACCGGTGAGCCTTCACCACCTCATGACAGCTTGCATGAGCCTCCAGATATAGTATCTGATGATGAAAAGGaacatgggaaaaagaaaggaaaatttaagaagaaagaaaaaagaa CGGAAGGTTATGCTGCATTTCAAGAGGACAGTTCCGGTGATGAAGCTGAAAGTCCTTCTAAGTTGAAGCGATCCAAGGGAATACATGTCTTCAAGAAACccagcttttccaaaaaaaaggagaaggatttTAAGATAAAAGAGAAACCCAAAGATGAAAAACACAAGGAAGACAAACATAAGGAAGACaaacataaagagaaaaagtcaAAAGACTTAACTGCAGCAGATGTTGTAAAGCagtggaaggagaagaagaaaaagaaaaagccaattCAGGAGACAGAGATACCTCAAGTGGATGTTCCAAGTCATAGACCCGTGTTTGGCATTCCTTTGTCTGATGCGGTAGACAGGACCATGATGTACGATGGCATCCGCCTGCCAGCAGTTTTCCGTGAATGTATAGACTACGTAGAGAAGTATGGCATGAAATGTGAAGGCATCTACAGAGTTTCAG gaataaAATCAAAAGTTGATGAGCTAAAAGCAGCCTATGATCGAGAAGAATCTCCCAACCTGGAAGAATACGAGCCCAATACAGTAGCCAGCTTGCTGAAGCAGTACCTACGAGAACTGCCTGAAAATTTGCTTACCAAAGAGCTAATGCCCCGCTTTGAAGATGCTTGTGGAAAGAGCACAGAAGCTGAGAAGGTTCAGGAGTGCCAGAGGCTGCTGAAAGAGTTGCCAGAGTGTAACCATCTCCTCATTTCTTGGCTGATTGTGCATATGGACCACGTTATTGCAAAggaactggaaacaaaaatgaacatcCAGAATATTTCTATAGTGCTCAGCCCTACTGTCCAG ATCAGCAACCGTGTCCTGTACGTATTTTTTACACATGTTCAAGAGTTCTTTGGGAATGTGACCCTGAAGCAGGTGACAAAACCTCTTCGCTGGTCAAATATGGCAACAATGCCAGCACTTCCAGAAACACAAGAAAGCATCAAAGAAGAAATCAGGCGACAG GAGTTCCTACTGAACTGTTTACACAGAGACTTGCAGGCAGGGATAAAAGACTTATCCAAAGAAGAGAGACTCTGGGAGGTGCAAAGAATTTTAACAGCTCTTAAGAGGAAACTAAGAGAAGCTAAGAGACAG GAGTGTGAAACAAAGATTGCACAGGAAATTGCTAGCCTTTCAAAGGAGGACGTCTccaaagaagaaatgaatgagAACGAAGAAGTTATAAACATTCTGCTTGCACAG GAGAATGAGATTTTAACAGAACAAGAAGAACTGCTGGCCATGGAGCAGTTTCTGCGGAGACAGATTGCCTCGGAGAAGGAAGAAATCGATCGCCTTCGAGCAGAAATAGCTGAAATACAAAG TCGCCAGCAGCATGGCCGAAGTGAAACTGAGGAATATTCTTCGGAGAGTGAAAGTGAGAGTGAAGATGAGGAGGAGCTGCAGGTCATCCTGGAAGATTTGCAGAGACAGAATGAGGAACTGGAG ATAAAGAACAATCACCTGAACCAAGCGATTCACGAGGAGCGAGAGGCCATCATAGAACTGCGAGTACAGCTCCGACTACTGCAGCGAGCTAAATCGGAGCAGCAGGTGCAGGAAGAAGAGGAGCCAGAAAAACGCGGGGGTGTTTCTCAGCAGCAAAGAGACAGTGTCCTGGAGACAAAAGCAGCCAAAGAGCAGCCAAAAGCAAGCAAGGAGCAGCAAGTCAAGCCATCGCCAAGTaaagacaggaaagaaactCCAATTTGA